TCCCACTCATCCTGTGAGTGTTTTCTTGCAAAGATGGAGCCGGCGAATTTGCATTTTCTCTGCATTTTCTTTTTGTAGAGTCTGTGGCCTTTTTTTGCATCTGCCAGAACAACCGTAGGAAGTATGACTGTAGCCATCAGAGCCAGTGTCAGAGTGAGTTTTTTCATTTTTTATCCTTAATATCTAATAATGTTAAGTTTAACTTAACGTTATTCTATCGGTGCATACTTAGCATCACTTTAATTCATTTTGCAGGGAAGCGAAGAATGCCCTGTATGTCTCTCTGTTGAAAATGTACTCTTTTGCCGTGAAAAGTGTCTCGAAGACGATCTTCCAGAGGGTAGAGAAGTTTTCGTCATTACGCACGGCACAAAGTTGTGTTTGCATTTTGTGTTCAAGCATACTGAGGGATTTTGCATGAAAAACATACTGCTTCAGGATATCGTACTCTATACCGGTTTCCATAAAATGTTTGACAAGGTTTACGATGGAGGCTTCTTTTTCGGTAAAGTCATTTTCCCCAAGCGGTATGAGGATCCCATCTTCTATCAGGGTTTCAAGCAGTTCTGCTTCAACATCGAAGGTCCGCATGAATGCCTCTTTGGTGTAATGTGTTTCATCCGGGGAAATACCGCTCAAAGTATTCATGAGCGGTGTGATCATACTTGAAGAGGAGGAGAAGGATTGGTTTCTGTTTTGCAATATGCCTTTGAGCTGTTCATTGCCTGTGTTGAAATTC
The window above is part of the Sulfurovum riftiae genome. Proteins encoded here:
- a CDS encoding MerR family transcriptional regulator; the encoded protein is MEYKISELVKKTGVPKSTILYYIREGLLPQAHKLKPNVHRYSDEHLELIRYISYMKENFNTGNEQLKGILQNRNQSFSSSSSMITPLMNTLSGISPDETHYTKEAFMRTFDVEAELLETLIEDGILIPLGENDFTEKEASIVNLVKHFMETGIEYDILKQYVFHAKSLSMLEHKMQTQLCAVRNDENFSTLWKIVFETLFTAKEYIFNRETYRAFFASLQNELK